The Phenylobacterium koreense genome window below encodes:
- the narH gene encoding nitrate reductase subunit beta: MKVRAQIGMVLNLDKCIGCHTCSVTCKNVWTNRKGVEYAWFNNVETKPGVGFPKDWENQKRWNGGWVRKPNGKIEPRMGPKWRILAKIFANPDLPEIDDYYEPFDFDYAHLQTAPEMKHFPTARPRSVISGQRMEKIEWGPNWEEILGGEFAKRSKDYNFEGVERDIYGQFENTFMMYLPRLCEHCLNPACVAACPSGAIYKREEDGIVLIDQDKCRGWRMCVSACPYKKIYYNWESGKSEKCTFCFPRIEVGQPTVCSETCVGRIRYLGVLLYDADQIEKAASTPDEKDLYQAQLDVFLDPYDPKVIAQARADGVPEAWLEAARRSPVYKMAIDWKVAFPLHPEYRTLPMVWYVPPLSPIQSAASAGALEMDGEMPDVRSLRIPVGYLANLLTAGKEEPVVQALERMLAMRGYMRARTVEGVIDHKLAERVGLTAAQVEEMYRYMAIANYEDRFVIPTTHRESAEDAYDMRGSCGFTFGNGCSGGHTELGLFGPTKRSRARSVMEA, from the coding sequence ATGAAGGTCCGCGCTCAAATCGGCATGGTCCTGAACCTGGACAAGTGCATTGGCTGCCACACTTGTTCGGTGACCTGCAAGAACGTCTGGACCAACCGAAAAGGTGTCGAATACGCTTGGTTCAACAATGTCGAAACCAAGCCCGGCGTCGGTTTCCCCAAGGATTGGGAGAACCAGAAGCGTTGGAACGGCGGCTGGGTGCGCAAGCCCAACGGCAAGATCGAGCCTCGCATGGGTCCCAAGTGGCGGATCCTGGCCAAGATCTTCGCCAACCCGGACCTGCCCGAAATCGACGACTATTACGAGCCGTTCGACTTCGATTACGCCCACCTGCAGACCGCGCCGGAAATGAAGCATTTCCCCACCGCGCGCCCGCGCTCGGTGATCAGCGGCCAGCGGATGGAGAAGATCGAGTGGGGCCCCAACTGGGAGGAGATCCTGGGGGGCGAGTTCGCCAAGCGGTCGAAGGACTACAACTTCGAGGGCGTCGAACGGGACATCTACGGCCAGTTCGAAAACACCTTCATGATGTACCTGCCGAGGCTTTGCGAGCACTGCCTCAATCCGGCGTGCGTGGCGGCCTGCCCCTCGGGCGCGATCTACAAGCGCGAGGAAGACGGCATCGTCCTGATCGACCAGGACAAGTGCCGCGGCTGGCGGATGTGCGTCTCGGCCTGCCCGTACAAGAAGATCTATTACAACTGGGAATCCGGTAAGTCGGAGAAGTGCACCTTCTGCTTCCCGCGGATCGAGGTCGGCCAGCCCACCGTCTGTTCGGAAACCTGCGTCGGCCGTATCCGGTACCTTGGGGTGCTGCTCTACGACGCCGACCAGATCGAGAAGGCCGCGTCCACCCCGGACGAGAAGGACCTCTACCAGGCGCAGCTCGACGTCTTCCTCGATCCCTATGATCCGAAGGTGATCGCCCAGGCCAGGGCCGACGGCGTGCCTGAGGCATGGCTGGAAGCGGCGCGGCGCAGCCCGGTCTACAAGATGGCGATCGACTGGAAGGTCGCGTTCCCGCTGCACCCCGAATACCGAACCCTGCCGATGGTCTGGTACGTGCCGCCGCTTTCGCCGATCCAGTCGGCCGCCTCGGCGGGCGCGCTGGAGATGGATGGCGAGATGCCGGACGTGCGCAGCCTGCGCATCCCGGTCGGCTACCTCGCCAACCTGCTGACCGCAGGCAAGGAAGAGCCGGTGGTGCAGGCTCTGGAACGGATGCTGGCCATGCGCGGCTACATGCGGGCCAGGACGGTCGAGGGCGTCATCGATCACAAGCTCGCCGAGCGGGTCGGCCTGACCGCGGCGCAGGTCGAGGAGATGTACCGCTACATGGCGATCGCCAACTACGAGGATCGCTTCGTCATCCCGACGACGCACCGCGAGAGCGCCGAAGACGCCTACGACATGCGCGGGTCCTGCGGCTTCACCTTCGGCAACGGCTGCTCGGGCGGCCATACCGAACTCGGCCTCTTCGGACCGACCAAGCGTTCGCGGGCCCGTAGCGTGATGGAGGCTTAG
- the narJ gene encoding nitrate reductase molybdenum cofactor assembly chaperone, producing the protein MSLTFRALAALIAYPTEQTRELLPEVTQVLEQDLRIPAPIRGALKKLAGEIGAGDLFDAQEAYVWLFDRTRSLSLNLYEHVHGESRDRGQAMVDLLELYRTHGLELSANELPDHLPVFLEFLSTLSDEEEALSLLGEAGHVLHVLGERLHRRSSSYRAVFGALAALAAAEADSAILAAMLAEPDDDPNDLVTMDRLWAENPVNFGPGDSGCPEVSGLDRGRAAIQAPSGAAA; encoded by the coding sequence ATGTCGCTCACCTTCCGGGCCCTTGCGGCGCTGATCGCCTATCCCACCGAGCAGACGCGCGAACTGCTTCCCGAGGTGACGCAGGTGCTGGAGCAGGATCTGCGGATCCCGGCTCCCATTCGCGGCGCCCTCAAGAAGCTCGCCGGCGAGATCGGGGCGGGGGATCTGTTCGACGCGCAGGAAGCCTACGTCTGGCTGTTCGACCGGACCCGCTCGCTCTCGCTCAACCTCTATGAGCACGTCCACGGCGAGAGCCGCGACCGCGGCCAGGCCATGGTCGACCTGCTGGAGCTTTATCGCACCCACGGCCTGGAGCTCTCGGCCAACGAGCTGCCGGATCACCTGCCGGTGTTCCTGGAGTTCCTGTCGACGCTTTCCGACGAAGAGGAGGCGCTTTCGCTTCTGGGCGAAGCCGGCCACGTGCTCCACGTCCTGGGCGAGCGGCTGCACCGCCGCTCCAGCAGCTATCGCGCGGTGTTCGGCGCCCTGGCCGCCCTGGCGGCCGCGGAAGCCGACAGCGCCATTCTGGCGGCCATGCTGGCCGAACCGGACGACGACCCCAACGACCTCGTCACCATGGACCGGCTGTGGGCGGAAAATCCCGTCAACTTCGGCCCCGGCGACAGCGGATGCCCCGAAGTCTCGGGTCTGGATCGCGGCC